The following nucleotide sequence is from Fibrobacter sp. UWB13.
TGAACTTGTGTAGGCTTGTTTCTAAAAAAGATGATTTTTACAATCCATCCTAAAAGAACTATTCCCAAGCCCGAAAACAGCCATTCTTTATTTTCAGAAATGCAATTCAGTATGTTTTCCATTATGACACCTCGATTTCGTTGTTCATGAGTTTGGGGAGAAGGCGGTCGCGAGATTGTGTTAGCAGCTGAATTTGTGCATCGGCGGCAGCAATTTTACCATCCATTCTAGAAGCAATCGTGTTGTATTTTCGCAGTAATTCATCATTCGGAATAACAAACTGCTGACACAATAATTCATCCTTAGAAATAGAAGCAAAAATTGCACCATTTCCAAGTATGTCATCTTTAAAGAAACGCTCTTTCAGCATATAAAATAAGAAGCTTTGGTATTTTTCTTTATGATTTATAGCTGCGAGACCTCGACCTATTATGATTTTATTCTTCGTAAAATTCAATCGTCCTACAGGAGCTCTAACACTAAATAAAATACTTCCTGGTTCAGCAATTCTTGTTATAGAAGTTGAGTAAGTGTCGTCTATTACAAAACGAGTTCCATAGCTGCCGACTCCTTGATGAAATGGTAAGCCTTTTTTTTCTTGATTATAAAATTCTGATTTCGGGCTTTGCCCCATTATAACATCAGCAAAATCAACTAATTTTTCTTTTTTCCATCCTTCTGGCAATCCATCTACGATTTTGATGGTTTCGTGGCCAGGAAATTTAAGGTCGATGAACCATTGTTTGTAGAGGCGTTGGGAGGCTTCTTCGAGGAGTTTGATTTGCTTCTGGTTGTTTTCAATTAGGTCATCGTATGCGGAAAGGATGTCGGCTATTCTTTTTTGAGTTTTCAACGGAGGCAACATTAACTCTATACTACTCAATAAGCCTGTATTAATACTCGGCATTGTTGCACCAATTGAAATTTTTTCCAACCATCTACCAATAAAAGGACTGCGTAATTGATAATAAATAAACTTTGGATGACAAACATCCTCTTTTAAAGCAACTTTTAAACAGTCGCTCCCAGTCATCCATCCTTCCTCATTTTCTGTGATGAAAACACATTTCCGAACATCACCTTTACGAGCAACCATCAAATTGCCAGAATGAACTTGATGCCGACAAAGACGTTTTGTATGTTCTTCTCCAACAAATACCAAATTAGAATGATTGATTTTTCCATCAATCATATCCTTAGGCATTATAATCGGCGTTCCAGATTCAGAATAATCAGAATTATGCAATTGCGAACCAAAAGGACCTGGTTGAATACAGGTAGACACATCTCCTAATTTCACTTTTTCCCAAGCCATCAGAGAAAAACCTCCATGGATCCTTTGCGTTGCTCAGGATGACATAATGACAAGGAGATTCCCGCCTTCGCGGGAATGACAAATTGTGTGGATTCTATCGCTTCGCTCCAGAATGACACATTTCTCTGTCTTTCATCTAATCTCATATCCCCAACTCCTTCATGTTCTTGGAGATGGTTTTCATGAGCGTGTTGCTTTCGTCCTGGAGTTTCAAGAGTTCTTCGTGAATTTCGTGCATGCGTTCGGCAAAGTCCACACCGTCATCTTCAACGGGGGCAACGCCTACATACGCACCAGGAGTAAGGCTAAAATTCTTTTCGGCAATTTCGGCACGGGTCGCGATTTTGCAAAGACCAAGAATATCCTTGTATTTTCCGTCACCGAACTTTTCATAGAGCCAATCGGCTTCTTTCGCCACATTCAAGATTTCATCAAATTCTGCAAGACGCGTGTCCCATTCTTCCTGAGTCTTTTTCTTGCTCTTCTTATCGGCAGCATCTACAGATGCTTTTGCTTCGGCTCGAAGCGTTTCGCGATATTCCTTGAGCAATTCTACTTGCTTTGCAATCTTGGTTGTCTTGCGGAGAATCTTTTCAAGGTTGGCATCATCGGTTTCATCAGCGTAAGAAAGAAGCGTGGTGCGGTATTCTGCAAGCAAACTTTGATACTTGTCAAGTTCTCCGCGATAAAGCCATACGATAGCGTTCAAGTTTTTCAGTTGCCACTCGCTCCATTCATTCAAGGTGCGATCAACAACGGTGTAATAGTTACGGGCATCAATAAAAAAAACTTTGTCCTTGATATTCTTCTTTTTGCACTTGTCAAAGAACCACAGGGTGCATGGCAAACTCTTGGTGTAAAAGAAGTTGTTGCCAACACTTATCATGCAATCCACATGACCTGTCGCCACGAGCTTTTCGCGGATATCTTTGTCCTTGCTCTGGCTATCCGTCGCAGAGGCAGCCATCACAAAGCCAGCACGACCTTTTTCGTTCAGGTAGCTATAGAAATAAGAAATCCAAAGGTAGTTGCCATTGCCGATTTCTTTATCCTTGTTGACGGCAGGCAAACCAAACGGCAGTCGCCCTGCACTTTGACAACTTTCAGCCTTAACCTTATCCACATTAAAAGGCGGATTCGCCATCACATAATCGCATTTGCCCGTCAAATTATGGGCATCGTGATAGAAGGAGTTCGCTTCGTCGCCAGACTTGACAACTCCGGTAAGGCCATGCACAGCCATGTTCATCAAGCAAAGCTGGGCATTGTATTCCACCTTTTCTTGACCATAAAAAGTCATGGTCTCGTTGCTAGCCATTCCGGCAGCATTCACGAAATCACCCGTCTGCACGAACATGCCACCACTTCCGCAAGCAGGGTCTAAAAGCACACCATACGAGGGCTCCAGCACATTCACAATCATTTTCACCAATGATTTCGGGGTAAAGAAAACTCCGTCATCACTAGCGATATTCTTTGCAAACTTACTGAGGAAGTATTCGTAAATACGACCCATTACATCGCCACCCACATCATCCAACGCATTGTTGTTGAAAGTGCGTAAAAGTTCAGCGAGAAGGTTATCCTTAAAGTCGGTGTAGGTCTTGGGCAACACTCCCTTCAATTTTTCGCTTTGAGCCTCGACCAGTTCCATGGCGTTATTCACCACTTCGCCAAGGCTGTTGAGCGGCTGACCATGCACATTCTTGAGCTTTGCAGAAGCAATGTTCGCAGGCAAATTCACCAAATAATCAAACTGGGCTTCTTTGGGGAGGAACAAGGCGCTCTTCGAAACAAAGTCACTCGCCTCGATGGGGAGAACGCGACCGCCTCGACTCGGGCGATTTTTCAACAGTTCGGCTTCAACCTTTTTGAAGCGCCCATAGGCATAACGCAAAAACAACAGACCCAAAACAGGCATACAATATTGATTCGAAGTCAACTTGGAATCGGCACGGAGTAAATCCGCAGATTCCCACAAATCCGCCTCAAGTTTCTTTAAGCTCTTATTATCCATTTTGGTCCTTATAAAAATTTAAATGCAACCGTTACGCAACTTTGTAGTGGGTATAAACATACTCGTAAATACGCTGGCGGTATTCCGAAATAGAGAGCTCATCAAAGCTTTCAGGGAGTTCGCTCCATAGCGTATCGCGAATCAAGTTATCAACAGCAGCCTTTGTTTCTTGTTTGTCTGTCCAATGGTCAAATTCGGCAATTTTTGCTTTAACCTTTTGGAGCAAATCTACAGCCACTTCCTTAATCTTTTTAATGTCCTGCTTACTCAAATCATCTTTGAAGAGCATGTCGTAAAGCGAAAGTTCTTCGTCGTTCTTGAAGCCCTCACGTACATAGCGCTGTTCTTCCTCATTCATGCTTGCCGCAAGGTTCATCAAGTCCATGAATGTTTTTTCAATCGTCGCACGATCCTGTTCGCTGTTGTAAGCCTCAATAATTTCACGGTAGCGGTCGTAATAATTAATGCGGAACGGATTCTGTGCAAGCATCACAGCCAAGCGATCCTTTATCAATTCTTCCAAATCGCGGAATAACAAATTTTGTCGTTTTGCCTTCGCAAATTCACGACGCAACAAATCAAAATCGATTTTGCTAATGTCGAACTGTTTAGACTTTTTCTTGTCATTCTTAACGACATCAACATACTCGTTCATAATCTGGTTCAGCTGAACCATCAAATCCACATTGGTCACATGACGACGTTTAGTTTTCAAGTCGCGAGCAATAGCATCAATCGCTTTAAACTTCGCACGAATTTCACTTGTCACATCGTCGCGATTCGTGTATTTCATCAATCGCACAAGTTCTGCGGCATATGTACTAAAAGTTTTCTTGTTTTCAAGCGTAGAGCAAACCGCATTTTCAACATCCTTGATTGCTGCAAGTTTATCAAAATTCTTAGACTCGATTATGCTCTTTAAATTCGCGTTGCAGCCACCCAAGAAACTTTCAGTTTTAGCGACCACTTCTACAATGCGTTTTAAAAGCTCTTCTTTATCAATGGTAGGATCGTTACCGGAACCAGAAACCTTATTCGTGTAATCCGCAAGAGCCTTACGCAAAGCCTTCACAATACCTGCATAATCCACAATCAAGCCATTGCTTTTGCCTTCGTTTACGCGGTTCGCACGGGCAATCGTCTGCATGAGAGTATGAGCCTTTAACAACTTGTCCAAATAAAGGCAACTAAGGCTCTTTACATCAAAACCGGTAAGCCACATCGCACAGACAAAGACTATACGAAACTTGCTATTGGAATCCTTGAATTCCTTGTCAAGTTCGCGCTTTTCCATTTTCGTTCGGTGCGGAACAATATCCAAGCCCCATTTTGCAAATGTCTGCTGTTCGTTCTGTTCGTCACTCACGACAACAGCCATCTCGGTTTCACGCATCCACTGGATTTTGCGATTCAGTTCTTGAGCCTCTTGCTGTGTTGCCTGCTTGCAAATGGATTCGAGGTTCTTGATTTCTTCTGCCCAATATTCTTGGGCATAATTGAACATTCGAACGCACGTAACCTTATTCAGGCAAACAAACATCGCCTTTCCACTTGTCCAAAGGTCGGAATAATGTTTGACGAAATCCTTTGCGACAGCACGCAAGCGGGGTTCAGCCGTAAGCAGGTGATATTCCTTGGCAAAATCCCTTTCCAGCTTTTCTTGGGCATCCGGGTCAAGGTCCGCTTTTTCGATGGCATCCAAAATCTTGTCCGAAATTTCAGGATTCTTGAGTTCCTTGATTTTATCGGCACGGTTCTCGTAATAAAGAGGGACCGTCGCACCATCTTCTACAGCACGTTTGAAGTCATAAATCGAAATGTAGCCGCCGAACGTGCGCTCGGTAATATTGTCGTCTTTTAAAAGCGGAGTACCCGTAAAGCCCAAACGAGAGGCATCGGGCAACAAGTTGCACATGTTTTCCGCAAAAATTCCGTTCTGGCTACGGTGTGCTTCATCCGACAAAATCAAAATATCATGATCAGGATGAATCGGCTCCAAATCCTTCTTGTTGAACTTTTGAATCAGCGTAAAGATGAAACTCGGATTAGCCTTTAGTTTTTTAATAAGGTCATTTCCGCATGTAGCGATAAACTTGGATGCTTTTACACCGCCAAGCATTTTGCAATTTTCAAAAGTTTCACTGATTTGCTTGTTCAGTTCATCGCGATCGGTTAACACGACAATTGTCGGAGAACCGTCCGTACGGCGGCGAATTTTCTGCGAAAGGAAGAGCATCGAATAGCTTTTGCCGCTCCCCTGCGTATGCCAGAACACTCCCAATTTGCCTTTACGGAGTTTGCGGTTCTTATAAGCTTCAAACGCTTCATTCACGCCAAGATACTGATGATTCCTGGCAAGGATTTTTACCGTATGGCCATCGCTGTGGTCATAAAGGATAAAGTTTTCAAGCAAGTCAATAAAGGTTTCTTTTCGGCAAATGCCTTTGAGCATCGTAGCAAGTGCCACTGAACCAGCGTCGTCTTCTTTAAGGCGTTTCCATTCATGGAAAAATTCAAACTTGCTTCCGAGTGTTCCCACCTTTGCCTCAAAACCATTCGAGAGCATCAAGAAAGCATTGTAGTAGAACAGCTGCGGAATAGTCGATAGGTAATCAGTGTAATTATCGTCGTAGGCATTTTGCACAGCCACATCGTTTCGTTTGAGTTCGACAAACAAAAGCGGAATGCCATTTACAAAACCAACAATATCCGTACGACGATGGTACAACTCGCCATGAATCTTCATCTCTTTCACGGCAAGGAAATCGTTATTCGACGGATTGTTGAAATCAATAATCAGCGCATGTTTCTCATCGTTTTGACCATTCGGCTTTTTT
It contains:
- a CDS encoding restriction endonuclease subunit S, yielding MAWEKVKLGDVSTCIQPGPFGSQLHNSDYSESGTPIIMPKDMIDGKINHSNLVFVGEEHTKRLCRHQVHSGNLMVARKGDVRKCVFITENEEGWMTGSDCLKVALKEDVCHPKFIYYQLRSPFIGRWLEKISIGATMPSINTGLLSSIELMLPPLKTQKRIADILSAYDDLIENNQKQIKLLEEASQRLYKQWFIDLKFPGHETIKIVDGLPEGWKKEKLVDFADVIMGQSPKSEFYNQEKKGLPFHQGVGSYGTRFVIDDTYSTSITRIAEPGSILFSVRAPVGRLNFTKNKIIIGRGLAAINHKEKYQSFLFYMLKERFFKDDILGNGAIFASISKDELLCQQFVIPNDELLRKYNTIASRMDGKIAAADAQIQLLTQSRDRLLPKLMNNEIEVS
- a CDS encoding class I SAM-dependent DNA methyltransferase encodes the protein MDNKSLKKLEADLWESADLLRADSKLTSNQYCMPVLGLLFLRYAYGRFKKVEAELLKNRPSRGGRVLPIEASDFVSKSALFLPKEAQFDYLVNLPANIASAKLKNVHGQPLNSLGEVVNNAMELVEAQSEKLKGVLPKTYTDFKDNLLAELLRTFNNNALDDVGGDVMGRIYEYFLSKFAKNIASDDGVFFTPKSLVKMIVNVLEPSYGVLLDPACGSGGMFVQTGDFVNAAGMASNETMTFYGQEKVEYNAQLCLMNMAVHGLTGVVKSGDEANSFYHDAHNLTGKCDYVMANPPFNVDKVKAESCQSAGRLPFGLPAVNKDKEIGNGNYLWISYFYSYLNEKGRAGFVMAASATDSQSKDKDIREKLVATGHVDCMISVGNNFFYTKSLPCTLWFFDKCKKKNIKDKVFFIDARNYYTVVDRTLNEWSEWQLKNLNAIVWLYRGELDKYQSLLAEYRTTLLSYADETDDANLEKILRKTTKIAKQVELLKEYRETLRAEAKASVDAADKKSKKKTQEEWDTRLAEFDEILNVAKEADWLYEKFGDGKYKDILGLCKIATRAEIAEKNFSLTPGAYVGVAPVEDDGVDFAERMHEIHEELLKLQDESNTLMKTISKNMKELGI